From a single Desulfobulbaceae bacterium DB1 genomic region:
- a CDS encoding protein-L-isoaspartate O-methyltransferase produces MSSPPNNYALARARMVREQLVPRGIHDERVLDAMGTVPRNLFVQDALQSQAYGDFPLPIGEGQTISQPYIVALMTQALRLRGHEKVLEIGTGCGYQTAVLARLCERVYTVERIKSLHIMARRTFDRLALLNIVCKIDDGTLGWPEHGPYDAIMVTAAGPHIPPALLDQLADPGRLIIPVGDRMSQELIVVDKVEGSISRQCIESVRFVSLIGSQGWNE; encoded by the coding sequence ATGAGCTCCCCGCCGAATAATTACGCGCTCGCCAGGGCACGAATGGTGCGGGAACAACTGGTTCCCCGGGGTATCCACGATGAGCGCGTCCTTGACGCCATGGGCACGGTGCCGCGCAACCTCTTTGTCCAGGATGCCCTGCAGAGTCAGGCCTACGGCGACTTTCCCCTGCCCATCGGCGAAGGGCAGACGATCTCCCAACCCTATATCGTCGCGCTGATGACCCAGGCCCTGCGTCTCCGGGGCCATGAAAAAGTGCTGGAAATCGGCACCGGCTGCGGCTATCAGACCGCCGTTCTCGCCCGGCTGTGCGAACGGGTTTATACGGTTGAACGGATCAAATCCCTGCACATCATGGCCCGCCGCACTTTCGACCGGCTGGCACTGCTGAACATTGTCTGCAAAATCGATGACGGCACCCTGGGCTGGCCGGAACACGGCCCGTATGACGCCATCATGGTCACCGCCGCAGGACCGCACATCCCTCCGGCCCTGCTCGACCAACTGGCTGATCCGGGACGGCTGATCATCCCGGTGGGGGATCGGATGAGCCAGGAATTGATCGTGGTCGACAAAGTTGAGGGAAGCATCTCCCGGCAATGCATTGAAAGCGTGCGCTTTGTCAGCCTGATCGGCAGCCAGGGATGGAACGAATAA
- a CDS encoding precorrin-3B C(17)-methyltransferase translates to MFVKKGKLYVVGTGPGGVAHITPAARAAIACSSLVVGYRTYLDLIPELLADKEVVSSEMMKEVDRTRQALERAAAGEAVALVCGGDPGIYALAGLAFEVAREREMDIDIEVVPGIAALNSCAARLGAPLMHDFAAISLSDLLTPWPLIEKRLEAAASADFVIVIYNPKSKRRTAQIVRAREIIAAHRAPATPVGIVTAATRDNETVVLTTLSKMLEQDIGMQSTVIIGNSATVTWQEWMITPRGYHNKYDL, encoded by the coding sequence ATATTTGTGAAAAAAGGAAAATTATATGTTGTCGGCACCGGCCCCGGCGGGGTTGCCCACATAACCCCGGCCGCCCGCGCGGCCATTGCCTGTTCGTCGCTTGTTGTCGGATACCGCACCTATCTTGATCTCATCCCGGAACTGCTGGCGGACAAGGAGGTGGTTTCCTCGGAGATGATGAAGGAGGTGGATCGCACCCGCCAGGCCCTGGAGCGGGCAGCGGCCGGGGAAGCGGTGGCCCTGGTCTGTGGCGGTGATCCCGGCATTTACGCCCTGGCCGGGCTTGCCTTTGAGGTCGCCCGGGAAAGGGAGATGGACATCGATATTGAGGTGGTGCCGGGCATCGCCGCCTTAAACAGTTGCGCCGCGCGGCTGGGTGCCCCTCTCATGCATGATTTTGCCGCGATCAGTTTGTCCGATCTGCTCACCCCCTGGCCGTTGATTGAAAAGCGGCTGGAGGCAGCGGCGTCCGCTGATTTCGTCATCGTCATCTATAATCCGAAATCGAAACGGCGGACCGCGCAGATTGTCCGGGCCCGCGAGATCATCGCCGCGCACCGCGCCCCGGCCACGCCGGTGGGTATCGTCACCGCCGCCACCCGGGACAACGAAACCGTGGTGCTCACCACGCTCTCGAAGATGCTGGAGCAGGACATCGGCATGCAGTCCACCGTCATCATCGGCAATTCCGCCACCGTCACCTGGCAGGAATGGATGATCACGCCGCGGGGCTACCACAACAAGTACGATTTATAA
- a CDS encoding cytochrome B, with product MTKEPAINGTLHGPLHRRLYDWVLHWADTPYGLPALMAISFVESSFFPIPPDILLIPLVMGALSRWWRFALWCTVASVLGGIFGYGIGVFAWETAGRWIVENIAHVRLVPVNGRADIALPAYIVTAFGPSLGGDHLFQVYDRWNAWIVYIFGLTPLPYKLITITAGVAKINFPIFVLTSIAARATRFFVVAWMLKKWGTPAKAFIDRYFNLLCVAFVLLLVGGFAVLKFVL from the coding sequence ATGACAAAAGAACCGGCAATAAACGGCACCCTGCATGGCCCCCTGCATCGCAGGCTGTATGACTGGGTGCTGCACTGGGCCGACACCCCTTACGGGCTGCCCGCCCTGATGGCGATTTCCTTCGTGGAAAGCAGTTTTTTCCCCATCCCGCCGGATATTCTGCTTATTCCCCTGGTGATGGGCGCCTTGAGCCGCTGGTGGCGTTTTGCCCTCTGGTGTACCGTGGCCTCGGTGCTGGGCGGCATCTTCGGCTACGGTATCGGCGTATTTGCCTGGGAGACGGCGGGCCGCTGGATCGTGGAAAATATCGCCCACGTCCGGCTTGTGCCGGTGAACGGCCGGGCGGACATCGCCCTGCCCGCCTATATTGTCACTGCCTTTGGTCCGTCCTTGGGCGGGGATCATCTCTTTCAGGTGTATGACCGCTGGAATGCCTGGATCGTCTATATCTTCGGCCTCACGCCGCTGCCCTATAAACTGATCACCATAACCGCCGGGGTGGCCAAGATCAATTTCCCGATCTTTGTCCTCACCTCCATCGCCGCCAGGGCAACCCGTTTTTTCGTGGTGGCCTGGATGCTGAAGAAGTGGGGCACACCGGCCAAGGCATTTATCGACCGTTACTTCAACCTGCTTTGCGTTGCCTTTGTCCTGCTGCTCGTCGGCGGATTCGCCGTACTGAAGTTTGTTCTCTGA